A single Methanobacteriaceae archaeon DNA region contains:
- a CDS encoding tetratricopeptide repeat protein translates to MGLLDSYKIKSFLKNGVKFENQGEYLKALACYDKAEKLDPENFYIWYNKGVSFSKLGKYFEALESYNKAIKINPKDFRAWYNRGNAFNGLEKYEKAICSFDKALNINPNFSSAWNNRGNALEGMGKYEEAIKCKDKALSIDPDYVVAWYSKAKILERCEKYDEALECLDNVLELDPKHDAAWNNKGVIYGYIRDWENALKCFNEDLKIHPEKFKSYYGKGLVFKNLGKPEEALECFDKALKLNPDFEPAKNEKEEILSSQS, encoded by the coding sequence ATGGGGCTTTTAGACAGTTATAAGATTAAATCCTTCCTTAAAAATGGCGTTAAATTTGAAAATCAGGGAGAATACTTGAAGGCTTTGGCATGTTATGATAAAGCTGAAAAGTTAGATCCTGAGAATTTTTATATATGGTATAATAAAGGAGTGTCTTTTAGTAAGCTTGGTAAATATTTTGAGGCTTTGGAATCTTATAATAAAGCAATAAAAATAAATCCTAAAGATTTTAGAGCATGGTACAACAGGGGAAATGCTTTTAACGGTCTTGAAAAGTACGAAAAAGCCATATGCTCTTTTGATAAAGCCCTAAACATAAATCCTAATTTCTCCTCTGCTTGGAATAATAGAGGAAATGCTCTTGAGGGTATGGGGAAATATGAAGAGGCAATTAAATGTAAAGATAAAGCATTATCAATAGATCCTGATTATGTAGTAGCATGGTATAGTAAAGCTAAAATTTTGGAGAGATGTGAAAAATATGATGAAGCTCTCGAATGTCTGGATAATGTTTTGGAATTGGATCCAAAACATGATGCTGCATGGAATAATAAAGGTGTAATTTATGGATACATACGTGATTGGGAAAATGCCCTTAAATGTTTCAATGAAGATCTAAAAATTCATCCTGAGAAATTTAAATCATATTACGGGAAAGGATTAGTATTTAAAAACCTTGGTAAACCTGAAGAAGCTTTAGAATGTTTTGATAAAGCTTTAAAATTAAATCCTGACTTTGAACCTGCTAAAAATGAGAAAGAAGAGATTTTATCATCTCAATCTTAG